The Dendropsophus ebraccatus isolate aDenEbr1 chromosome 3, aDenEbr1.pat, whole genome shotgun sequence genomic interval CAGGACACACCATCTCACCTTTTCCTGTAGTGGCAGTCGTTCCCCTGGAACTAGAGGTAGTATCTTACACCATATTGGCTGCCACTTCTACACCCACAGACTCTCTGTGGACTGTCTAGAGGTCTGCAGATGGACCCTAATGGACATTACTTGCTATGTACTAGAGGAACTATCTAGAAACAGGAACTTtttggctgcattcccacgttccatctTCTGTCCAAGAAACACGGACGACAGGGACGTTGAATGTCTGCCCTGGACTGTTTTCCCgcacagcatgatgtatcaatatgatgccgggagcgaggaaactgtttgaatcgcctgaactattaacttatcacattcctgatctcgcacggtaaactgcataaGCGCAAAACTCCAccaatgtgcaaaattgctgatttttggtcacataaaatccagaaaaattataataaaaagtgattaaatagTGGCATacacgcaagcaaggtaccgatagaaagtacagatcatggcgcaaaaattaacACCTCACAtcaaggatgggaatagagacattttaaggaacatttatttatttatttattttaagtttaAATTTTATGAAAGCAAAACAATATAAATTGCTCACACAATGATACCACACACCCCACCTTCTTCAGAAATTTAATCCTGCCTATCCTAGTACATGCTGGAGATGCCAGTCCGCTCCTGGAACGCTATTTCACATATTCTGGGATTGCCCCCTAATCACATTATATTGGGTAATAGTGCGGAATACCATACGGGAGGTCCTGGATATACAGGTTCCCCTTACCCCACTGCACTTTCTTcttaatgtcccccccccccccccaggtccatTGAGTCTCGCACTGCCAGAATTCTCCTCCATATACTCACGGCTAGCAACTACCTTATTTCTCTTCACTGGAACAGCACCTCTCCTCCGTCTTCCCTAGATTTACTGACATGGTTTAGGGGCGTCCGGAGTCCCGGACGTCCTGGAATCTCTCACAGCTATTCTGAATAATACGGTTGAAAAGTTTAACAATGTATGGGCGTCCTGGGACACGTTTTGGGACAGgagtccgggatgatctttcccTTCTGTTCTTTCCTTTCTTATCTTCTTGCTCACCATTATACTCTCCTTTCTTCCTTACTACCCCTTCTCgcccttttttcttttaattttttggtACTAAAATTGGCTTTGCTCTCGTGCTACACGGGCCGGCTGCCTTAGACGGCCTTATGGCcttacacgaggaggaaaaaacgaaagcgcaaaaatgaaaattggcctggtcttctaagggttaaagtattgtattgcccccccccaaaaaaaaacttatacaaatcaccaatatacacttattaaaggaaattcacacaaagtgctttttttcctgcacttactactgcatcaaggcttcacttcgtggataacatggtgatgttatctaacatggtgatgtcacttcctggataacatggtgatgtcacttcctggataacatggtgatgtcacttcctggataacatggtgatgtctcgacCTGACTCCCGgacctgtgcgggctgtggctgctggagaggatgatgggagggggacactgaggaacacagggcactggagggacactgagcatccccctgccatcatcctctccagcagccataatcATCCTCAATTATCTAGCCGGAAAAAGATAGAGAACTTAGGCAATCACTCCTAAGTGTGCGCCAAGACTTACTTTGCAATACAGTGGTTTAAAGAATATAGTATCCTATGAGACTGTAGAAAGAGTAACTAAAAAAGCATCCAAATTACACAGTCCAGGCAGCATGTTTCTCTATACTGCTAAGGGAGACAAAAGATGGAGACTCGGTATGCAGAATCACGGACGGGGCAGTCTACAGCGAATCCGCTCATCCGCCTCCTGTGCTGTAGAGAAGACAGATCTGTCACCATCCACAACTCTGAGGCGCGCAGGGTATGGTGGTGGTCTGGTCGGATCTCTATGGGCTGTTCAATAGCAAAGGCCCAGTGAGCGTTTAGGAACAAATCCTGAAGCCACTTTACACCAAAGGCCCCAGGGTCTGTCCCCTCTGTGCGCTCAGGGAGGCCAATAATGCTCAGGTTGTTGCACCTCAGATGGTTCTCTAAGTCATCAGCTTTTTGTTTCTACATATTTGTGGATTGTTCTAGACTCTGGATGGCAGTCAGGCCACGCCCccaagttctgtttttttttttttacagcatttaatGCATTCTGAACATCAAAAtgacttctcccctgtgtgggttTTGTGATGATGATAAAGACTTGATCtgtgagcaaaacatttcccacattctaagcatgaaaatggcttctcccctgtgtgagttctttgatgttcaacaagatttgatttcagaataaaacattttccacattctgaacatgaaaatggcttctcccctgtgtgaattttatgATGTACAACAAGTTTTGCTCTCTCagcaaaacacttcccacattctgaacatgaaaatggcttttcccctgtgtgactttTTTGATGTCTCGTAAGAACTGATTTTtctgaaaaacatttcccacattctgaacatgaaaatagaTTCTTCCCTGTGTGAACTTTTTGATGGTGATTAAGACTTGATTTGTGttgaaaacatttcccacattctgaacatgaaaatgccttTTCCCCTGTATGAATTTTTTGATGGGAAATAAGACTACTTTTCACAGTAAAACGTTTAtcgcattctgaacatgaaaacggcttcccTGCACCGTGAATTTTTTTATGCGAGAGAAGATTTGATTTGTGCTTAAAATATTTCTCACATTCTAAACATACAAATGATTTCACCTCTATGTGAATTTCTTGATGTCTCCTAAGATCTGATTTAtgtgaaaaacatttcccacatactgaacatgaaaatggcttctcccctgtatgagttTTTTGATGGGAAATAAGATTTGCTTTAGAATGAAAacgtttctcacattctgaacatgaaaatagctCTTCCCCTGTATGATATTTTTGATGGGAAATAAGACTACTTTTCACAGTAAAACGTTTAtcgcattctgaacatgaaaacggcttcccTGCACCGtgaatttttttatgggaaaGAAGATTTGATTTGtgtttaaaacatttcccacattctgaacataaaaatggcttttcTTCTGTGTGACTTTTTTGATGTTTATCAAGATTTGATTtctgtgtaaaacatttcccacattctgaacatacaaATGGCTTTTCTCCTCTGTGAATTTTTAGATGTTTAGTGAGATTTGTTTTGcctttaaaacatttcccacattctgaacatacaaatggcttctctcctgtgtgaatttttttatgTCTAGTaagaggttttttgtttttaaaacatttcccacattctgaacatgaaaaagatggaacttgtataacaggatgagatgagagatctttgctgtgaggggctgagggtgtatctgggatagtggacggctcctcatatgtatcttgtgtgatatgatcctctgaggagatctgatgtccccctgagctcctggtagaatcatctgcaaaggagaaaacaccatttctcttatttcccagtaataaaagcttaaacatattgcagacatggaaagttactctttttttatgtaacataataagaatgatcagatctgttcccatccacaggaagtgtcagggagaagaatctagaagctggaggccggggagatgacgtccttagtagTAAAAGTAATGGAAACTCTTCTCAAATAAAAAATGGGACTACTGACCCCCTACATACCGATAACATGTTTAAACAACAGTGATCAGACAATGTTCGGTTCTTCGGCTGctttttgtctttattacatagaacgataatcgGGTGAAtctgcagattatcactccgtgtaatagagccctaagtatCCGTATATTCATATAGTTCATGCAGGTAACATGTAACTGAGcgtgtatacacagcaccagcatgtaGTTCTCGCACAGACTgccccaatactgtatatgtaggatgTATAAACGATTGGTTCATATAGTTTATGCAAAGCCGATCCTGGTTGCTGTATCTGCAGAGTGGGTAACATGATCATACATAGTACAAGTACATAGACGACAAGATGGTCACTataaatagttacagccggtgactgaggagaatgtgtgactgttctctgcatttagtggtcactactcacctgggcggttacctgtagtgatgtcctccttatactgctcatcactgccgtATTCGGTCTCTTCTTTAATGTTTTGTATAGTGTTAATACAGTTCAGATCCTTCCATGTTGTGaagtcctccttatactgctcatcactgctcacatctgtctcttctttcaCCCTTATTTCTGAATCATTAATAGGGATCAGATCCATtcttgtagtgatgtcctccttatactgctcatcactgctgtcatctgtctcttttACCATAATGTCTGTATCATTAATAGacttcagatccttccctgtagtaatgtcctccttatactgctcatcactgctgtcatctgtctcttcttcttttaccataATGTCTGTAGCATTAATAGACTTCACATCCATtcttgtagtgatgtcctccttatactgctcatcactgctgtcatctgtctcttcttttacCATAATGTCGGTAGCATTAATAGACTTCAGAtgcttccctgtagtgatgtcctccttatactgctcatcactgctgtcatctgtctcttcttcttttaccattgtgtctgtagcattaatagacttcagatccttccctgtagtgatgtcctccttatactgctcatcactgctgtcatctgtctcttcttcttttaccattatgtctgtagcattaatagacttcagatccttccctgtagtgatgtcctccttatactgctcaacactgctgtcatctgtctcttcttcttttaccattATGTCTGTATCATTAATAGatttcagatccttccctgtagtgatgtccttatactgctcatcactgctcacattcGTTGTcggagcattaatattgttcccatcttccccctgatacataagatgtgagagaaatattgtaaaagtcatcaaacagtaggagaagtcaggtgggatgtacagatcatagggaacatctccatctacctgatcctgatcctgtggaagaagaggacggggacatctctctggtgctgttctcttactggatctgactggagggaacacatacagagactgaattcattctttcaatccagtctgtatacagacccccccacacaccagtcctctcccccagtatacagaccccacacaccaatcctctccccctgtatacagaccttccacacaccagtcctctccccctgtatacagacctcccccacacaccagtcctctccccctgtatacagaccacacaccagtcctctccccctgtatacagaccacacaccagtcctctcccctgtatacagaccccacacaccagtcctctcccccagtatacagaccccacacaccagtcctctcccccagtatacagaccccacacaccagtcctctccccctgtatacagaccccacacaccagtcctctccccctgtatacagaccccacacaccagtcctcccccctatatacagaccccacacatcagtcctctccccctgtatacagacccccccacccccacaccagtcctccccctgtatacagaccccacacaccagtcatctccccctgtatacagaccccaaacaccagttctctcccctgtatacagaccccccccacacaccagtcctctcccctgtatacagaccccacacacaccagtcctctccccctgtatacagaccccccacaccagtcctctccccctgtatacagaccccacacaccagtcctctccccctgtatacagaccccccacacaccagtcctctccccctgtatacagaccccccacacaccagtcctctccccctgtatacagaccccccacacacacaccagtcctctccccctgtcctctccccctgtatacagaccccacacaccagtcctctccccctgtatacagaccccccacacaccagtcctctccccctgtatacagaccccccacacaccagtcctctccccctgtatacagaccccccccacacacaccagtcctctccccctgtatacagacccc includes:
- the LOC138787583 gene encoding uncharacterized protein, which gives rise to MQEPQEGQEEDAEPTLREVSEQLLAAVTTCNTSATGRLEEVGVGISLLCHDFQNLREHVCHAGNLRSSKRTAPERCPRPLLPQDQDQGEDGNNINAPTTNVSSDEQYKDITTGKDLKSINDTDIMVKEEETDDSSVEQYKEDITTGKDLKSINATDIMVKEEETDDSSDEQYKEDITTGKDLKSINATDTMVKEEETDDSSDEQYKEDITTGKHLKSINATDIMVKEETDDSSDEQYKEDITTRMDVKSINATDIMVKEEETDDSSDEQYKEDITTGKDLKSINDTDIMVKETDDSSDEQYKEDITTRMDLIPINDSEIRVKEETDVSSDEQYKEDFTTWKDLNCINTIQNIKEETEYGSDEQYKEDITTGNRPGE